The following are encoded together in the Pleurocapsa sp. FMAR1 genome:
- a CDS encoding efflux RND transporter permease subunit: MLNSILKWSIAQRWLVVIGAVVVTIWGFITVSQMPLDVFPDFAPPQVEIQTEAPGLAPEEVETLVTLPIESAINGTPGITTVRSASAVGLSVVKVIFGWGTDIYQARQLVTERLQQTTSRLPEGVKIPEISPISSPIGTILQYAFTVEKGGKSTLMDVRRLVDRDFTNRLLAVPGVTQVIAYGGDIPQYQVLVELNKLQALDVSLAEVTEATAQANSNAAGGFLVAQDNELLIRGIGRVETIQDLENSVITSRNGTPILLKDVAEVRLGAALKRGDGSFDGKPAVVMMVNKQPMVDTPTVTKAVEAAIAELEAGLPKDVKVTVTFRQSDFIEASIRNVRNSLRDGIIIVSIILLLFLMNWRTAVISLSSIPLSLLIGLMLMNLFGLGINTMTLGGLAVAIGSVVDDSIVDMENCYRGLRANQASTKPIDPLQVVYNTSLEVRVSVLFSTVIIAVVFAPIFSLTGVEGRIFAPMGLAYLISILASTLVALTLAPALCAFLLANQTLPDDDTWVARLSKNLYRPALNFSLKFPSIVLLIATAAFVASLIVFTSLGRVFLPEFQERSLVNAINLYPGVSLEMTNRAGYAIQDALKDDPRFDSVQLRSGRAPGDADAGSVTLGHLDIELSEAGVQDREASIAKLREEFAKLPGVAPSIGGFISHRMDEVLSGVRSAIAVKVFGSDLDQLRNLGAQVRDAMADIPGVVDLQLEPQVPIKQIQIKFDRQAAARYGLTIGKLSEVIETALNGKVVSQVLDNQQLFDLVVWLPERDRHNLETISNLLVDTPDGIKIPLAQVAQVNYGTGPNTINRENVSRLMVISANVAERDIGSIITDVRAKVKDKVTLPAGYFIQYGGQFESEQRAAKNLIIFGILALVVIAILMYFAVKSIAATVMIMLNLPLALTGGIFSVALGGGILSVASMVGFITLFGVATRNGLLLVDNYNQKLAQEMPLRKVLYTGSMERLVAILMTALTSALGMIPLVIGTGAGKEILQPLAVVVLGGLFSSTALTLLVLPALYAQFGKFFIVKQSSNAPGIYQEKNIAIANSKTATNYPKIIK, translated from the coding sequence ATGCTTAATTCTATTCTTAAATGGTCGATCGCCCAGCGTTGGCTAGTAGTTATTGGTGCAGTAGTGGTTACTATTTGGGGCTTTATTACCGTCTCCCAAATGCCTTTAGATGTTTTCCCTGATTTTGCCCCTCCCCAGGTAGAAATTCAAACTGAAGCCCCAGGACTTGCCCCAGAAGAAGTAGAAACTTTGGTGACTCTACCAATTGAAAGTGCGATTAACGGTACGCCTGGAATTACTACTGTGCGCTCTGCTTCGGCGGTAGGACTTTCGGTAGTTAAAGTAATTTTTGGCTGGGGAACGGATATTTATCAGGCACGTCAACTGGTTACAGAAAGATTACAGCAGACTACTTCTAGATTGCCTGAAGGAGTTAAGATACCAGAAATCTCGCCGATTTCTTCTCCCATCGGTACGATTTTGCAATACGCTTTTACGGTGGAAAAGGGCGGAAAAAGCACCTTAATGGATGTGCGACGGCTAGTCGATCGCGATTTTACCAATCGCTTATTAGCCGTACCTGGGGTAACTCAGGTAATTGCCTACGGGGGCGATATTCCTCAGTATCAGGTTTTAGTCGAGCTAAATAAACTACAGGCTTTAGATGTCTCTTTAGCTGAGGTGACAGAAGCTACCGCCCAAGCCAACAGCAATGCTGCGGGAGGATTTTTAGTTGCCCAGGATAATGAGCTATTAATTCGCGGTATCGGTAGGGTGGAAACGATTCAAGATTTGGAAAATTCAGTAATTACCTCCAGAAACGGTACGCCGATCTTGCTCAAAGATGTAGCAGAAGTTCGTCTTGGGGCAGCTTTAAAACGGGGGGATGGCAGTTTTGATGGTAAACCCGCAGTGGTCATGATGGTAAATAAGCAACCGATGGTCGATACCCCTACGGTTACTAAAGCTGTAGAAGCAGCGATCGCCGAATTGGAGGCTGGTTTACCCAAAGACGTTAAGGTTACAGTCACTTTTCGTCAGTCCGATTTTATCGAGGCTTCGATTCGCAACGTCAGAAATTCTCTCAGGGACGGCATTATTATCGTTTCAATCATTCTCCTACTATTTTTGATGAATTGGCGCACGGCAGTAATTAGCCTCAGTTCAATTCCCTTGTCCCTATTGATTGGCTTAATGCTGATGAATTTATTCGGTTTGGGCATTAACACTATGACTCTCGGAGGATTAGCCGTTGCAATTGGTTCGGTGGTAGATGATTCAATTGTCGATATGGAAAACTGCTATCGTGGTTTACGAGCCAACCAAGCGTCAACAAAACCGATCGATCCGTTGCAGGTGGTTTATAACACTTCGCTAGAAGTCCGAGTCAGCGTCTTATTTTCTACCGTAATTATTGCCGTCGTGTTTGCGCCGATTTTCTCTTTAACGGGAGTAGAAGGCAGGATTTTTGCACCTATGGGACTTGCTTATTTAATCTCGATTCTTGCCTCCACCCTGGTGGCTTTGACTCTTGCCCCTGCGCTTTGTGCCTTTTTACTAGCCAATCAAACCTTACCCGATGATGATACTTGGGTGGCTCGTTTATCTAAGAATTTGTATCGTCCCGCCCTTAATTTTTCGCTAAAATTTCCCAGTATTGTTCTACTAATTGCTACGGCTGCTTTTGTTGCTTCCTTAATTGTCTTTACTTCACTAGGCAGAGTCTTTTTACCAGAATTTCAAGAACGTTCTTTAGTTAATGCCATCAATCTGTATCCAGGAGTATCTTTAGAGATGACCAATCGGGCAGGATATGCCATTCAAGATGCCCTCAAAGATGACCCCCGCTTTGATAGTGTACAGTTGCGTTCGGGACGCGCCCCAGGAGATGCCGATGCTGGCAGTGTAACTTTAGGACATTTAGATATTGAGTTGAGTGAAGCAGGTGTACAAGATCGAGAAGCCAGTATTGCCAAGCTGAGAGAGGAATTTGCCAAACTCCCAGGAGTTGCCCCCAGTATAGGCGGTTTTATCTCTCACCGTATGGATGAAGTTTTATCAGGGGTAAGAAGTGCGATCGCCGTTAAGGTTTTTGGTTCCGATCTTGACCAACTTCGCAACTTAGGGGCGCAAGTAAGAGACGCTATGGCAGATATTCCAGGCGTAGTCGATCTGCAACTCGAACCTCAAGTACCGATAAAACAAATCCAAATTAAATTCGATCGCCAAGCAGCAGCCCGTTATGGCTTAACTATCGGCAAACTATCAGAAGTTATTGAAACCGCCCTCAATGGCAAGGTTGTTTCACAGGTGCTAGATAACCAACAGCTATTTGATTTGGTGGTTTGGTTGCCTGAGCGCGATCGCCATAATCTTGAAACTATTAGTAACTTATTAGTCGATACTCCAGACGGAATTAAAATTCCTTTGGCTCAAGTTGCCCAGGTTAACTATGGTACGGGACCAAATACCATCAATCGCGAAAACGTTTCTAGATTGATGGTAATTTCTGCTAATGTTGCCGAACGAGATATCGGTTCAATTATTACCGATGTTCGGGCAAAAGTTAAAGATAAAGTAACTTTACCCGCAGGATATTTTATTCAATATGGAGGTCAGTTTGAATCGGAACAAAGAGCTGCTAAAAACTTAATTATTTTCGGTATTTTGGCTTTAGTTGTTATCGCCATTCTAATGTATTTTGCCGTCAAATCTATAGCTGCAACTGTAATGATTATGCTTAATTTACCCTTAGCTTTAACTGGAGGAATATTTTCGGTGGCTTTAGGCGGAGGTATTCTTTCGGTAGCCTCCATGGTTGGATTCATTACCCTATTTGGTGTAGCCACTAGAAATGGTTTGTTATTAGTTGACAATTATAACCAGAAATTAGCTCAGGAAATGCCATTACGAAAAGTACTATATACAGGCTCAATGGAACGCTTAGTAGCCATTTTAATGACGGCTTTAACTTCGGCTTTAGGCATGATTCCCTTAGTCATTGGTACAGGGGCAGGCAAGGAAATATTGCAACCTTTAGCAGTTGTAGTATTAGGAGGTTTATTTAGTTCTACTGCTTTAACTCTATTAGTTTTACCCGCCCTGTATGCTCAATTTGGCAAATTTTTTATCGTTAAACAAAGTAGTAACGCTCCTGGTATTTATCAAGAGAAAAATATAGCGATCGCTAACAGTAAAACTGCAACTAACTATCCCAAAATAATCAAATAA
- a CDS encoding DUF433 domain-containing protein, with protein MLDLLKRITVNPKQCGGRPCIRGMRIRVSDVLDLLAAGLSFEKILEEMPDLEMDDLKAALAYASRKLNHPVLIP; from the coding sequence ATGCTTGACCTACTCAAAAGAATTACAGTTAATCCCAAACAGTGTGGTGGTCGTCCTTGCATAAGAGGGATGAGAATTAGAGTGTCTGATGTTTTAGACCTTTTGGCAGCAGGACTAAGCTTTGAGAAAATTTTAGAAGAGATGCCAGATTTAGAAATGGATGACTTAAAAGCAGCTTTAGCCTATGCTTCTCGCAAGCTAAATCATCCTGTATTAATCCCCTGA
- a CDS encoding DUF5615 family PIN-like protein, translating to MTTIWIDAHLSPAIATWINNTFEITALALRDIGLRDAEDLEIFAAAKAQEVIFLTKDSDFVDLVDRLDAPPKIIWLTCGNTSNARLKEILSVTLMNALELLETGEKLVEISGE from the coding sequence CTGACAACGATTTGGATTGATGCTCATCTTTCACCTGCGATCGCTACTTGGATTAATAATACATTTGAAATTACGGCATTGGCATTACGCGATATTGGTTTAAGAGATGCCGAAGACTTGGAAATTTTTGCAGCAGCAAAAGCTCAAGAAGTCATTTTTCTGACTAAAGATAGCGATTTCGTAGATTTAGTCGATCGCTTGGATGCACCACCGAAGATTATTTGGTTAACTTGCGGAAATACATCAAATGCTAGGCTCAAAGAAATTTTGAGTGTTACGTTGATGAATGCTTTGGAGCTTTTAGAAACTGGAGAAAAGTTAGTAGAAATTAGTGGCGAATAA